The window TCTATTCGTAAAAAGACTGCATGAAGACTCTTTATATCTTCTTACAGTCTTTTTGATTATTTGAGTACGTTTCATAATGTATGACTACTAAACGAAAAACGTTTAAAAGCATCGTTTTCTGTATTTAAAAACCTTAATAAACGAACTTATTATTTTGTATATCACTAAAACATTCGTTTTTCATTAAACGAACCGTAATTATGAAATTGATTCATTTACATGCAGTTTTTAATCTGTTAAGACCATCTAATAAAGTTTCTCGTGGGCAAGCGATATTCATTCGGACAAATCCTTTTCCTTCAGGACCGAACTTCTCGCCCATTTCTAAGGCAAGCATGCCTTTATGGAGTAGTCGGCTTTTCAGTTCAGCATCATCTATACCTAGTCCTCTACAGTCAATCCATAATAAATAAGTACTTTCAAGAGGACACACTTTCAACTTCTCGCCCATTTCTTTTTCAATGAACGATGTGGCTTCCTTAACATTAGATTCTATTATTTTCTTCACCTCTTTAAGCCACTCGTCACCTTCTGTATATGCTGCTTCCATTCCAATGATACCAAAAGTGTTTAATGTAAAATGGCCATTTTTCTTTTGAAAAAGTTCAACCTGTTTTCTATACTCATTATTTTCTATTACGATCACAGCCGCTTGTAAACCAGCGATATTAAACGTCTTAGTTGGAGCAATACAAGTGATACAATTGTTAGAAAAATTTGGATCGATAGAAGCAAAAGGTGTATAAACATATCCATCTAATGCAAGATCACCATGAATTTCGTCAGAAACAACTAAAATATTATGTTTTAAACACATTTCACCAAGACGTGTTAATTCCTCTTTTGTCCAAACCGTTCCACCTGGATTATGGGGATTACACAACAATAACATCTTCACTGAATCATCTAACTTTGATTCAAAATCTTCCAAATCAAATTCATACCGACCGTCTTTTAAGACTAAGGAGCTTGTTACTAACTTTCGATTATTCAGTTGAATCATATCAAAAAATGGATAGTAAACAGGAGAAAAAGTAATTATTTTATCACCGACTTCACTGAAAGTTTGCACAGCTAAACTTAATGTTGGAACAACACCAGAAATGTAAGTGAGCCATTCTTCTTTCATACTCCAGTTATGGTTTCTAGCTACCCAATTTACAACAGACGATGAAGTAGAGCGCGGGACAGAGGTGTAACCGTAAACCCCATGTTCCATACGTTTTTTTATTGCTTCAGTCACACTTGGTGGTGCTTGGAAATCCATATCAGCAACCCACATCGGTAATACGTCTTCTCTACCAAAGAAAGTGTTAGTTTCATCCCATTTGATACTTAACGTATTTTTTCGATTCACTACCTTTTGTAACTCAAATGTCACCGCTATTCCTCCTGTCCATTGATTCATACTAAACAAACGAATTGAAACACTGTATAATGAAAAAATAGTTAATCGTAATTATGTTATTTAATCCCATAGATACGGTTCCTTTATTGAAAAACGAAATTTATATTTTTCTTATTTTTTATTTGTTTATAATATGTTTCTGTTTTCCCTTAATATTACTGGGTTATTACTCGTTTTTCGTATAGTATTAATATTCACTACACTCTGTAAGAAAGAAGGTGTTACGATGAAGCCAAACGTGAATTTAATGTTAATGGATACATTAATGTGCTGGGACCCACTAGGATATGGTGAAGATGCTTATGAAACAGAAAGAGTAGATGTCATCCAAGCTGTACATGAGCTGAATGATGAAAAAGCCCTTTCTGTTAAAATTCAACATATATATGAGTTTTCCTTTGAAGAAATGATACCTATAGAAGAATGTAAAAAGAAAGCAATAGAACTTTTGCAAATCAAAAATAGTGATGATGCTTGTTCCATTTAAAAAGGGACGGTAAGGGAATCAACATCCTTTACTGTCCCTTTTTACTTTATTCAATTAAAACGGCTTGTAAAACTAAGTCGCTTCAATAAACTCTAAAATATTCTCATGAACTCCTTCAGGGTTCTCCTCAGGTAACAAATGCCCTGTATTTTGATATGTAATGAGCTTTGAATTTGGTAAGTCTTTTGATAAACGATAGCCAACCTCAATTGGTACAACTTTATCCTCTTCTCCCCAAATAAGCAAACTAGGTGTGTCAATTGACTTTAAAATTTCTGCAGCCAAATCTCCTTCACGATCTCTTATCATTTTTGTTAATGCACGAAAAATATCGTCATTCATAAAAGGTTGTAAATAGCCATCTATCATCTCATCATCAATTAACGAGTGATCATGCACAACATTAAGCAAATTTTGAACGGGTCCACGTCTTCCTAACCAGTACTTTAACCATAAGTGGAAGTAAGGAATTCTTGAAGAATAGATGATTGGCGTGGACATTTTCTTTAAATAACCAGAGCTGCATAATAATACAACTTTATCTACTAAATCTGGTTTCTGTTTGCTCATATTTAACGCTATTTGTCCACCCATACTATGTCCAACCAGCACGACCTTTTGAAAATTTAATTGCTGTATTAAATTCAAAACTACTTTAGCCATGTTTTCGTAAGAATAAATAAAGGAACTTGTTTTACCACTCTTTCCAAAAGGTGGGAGATCGACTGCTAAGACCGTGTATTGCTTCTTCAACAATGGTAAAAGACGCCGGAAACTGAAGGTAGAGGATAAAAATCCGTGTATCAGCACAATTGTCGGCTTCTCATAGCTATAGCGACTATCATGTAATTCATAATATACATCAACACCTAACACATTCATTGTGAAATGATTTTTGTCCATTTTAAACACTCCAACTATTATTTAGAGGTAGTTTAACCTGATAACTCCATTTCAAACGTGTTTTTATTTTCCTATAATAAAATAAAAGTCAGAGTTAATACTTATTGTTTTTTAAAATTTCTTATAAGCGGTTGATTTCCGTGCAAGGCTGAGACTCCCGGCCCGCCCGCGGAAAGCGTAGTCTTGCACGGAAATCAACAGCGGTATTTAACAAAGCCAAACAAAAAAAGACAAAGCCAGTAAAGGCTTTGTCAAAAAATAGGGGGAATACTAAAAAAGTATTGTTAAAATAAGTATTCCCAATTCTCTACTAATTTAAACAAGTTATTAGAAAAAAACTAAACTTTATACTTTTTCTCATAAATGGATTGCATGATGTTTAAAAATTCTTCCTCAGACAAATCTTTTGCTTTACGTAATATCAACTTCGAACGATTTATGCCAATCTCTTTAATAAGTGCTTGAAGTTCTATGTCATTACCACAAGCAGATTGACTTGTATTCTCTAAAAGCTCAGAAGCAGGTACATCTAGAACGGTAGAAAGCTTTAGGATTGTTTCTAGATCAGGTGTTTGTTCCCCAGATTCATACTTTTCAATAGTAGCGGAGCCTACGCGGATTTTTCTGGCAAGTTCTCTTACAGATAATTTGGCACGCTCACGGTACGTTTTAATGTTATCCCCAACCTTCCTCATTACTATCACCCTCTCTAATATGTCTTCTTATTATTATCATATCACCGCTATACTTTAAAAAGTATGAACATTTTTCGATAATTAGAAAGAAAGATTTAGTTTTTTGAAACAATTTTTGTCACAAATTTTAAACATTAGACTCAAATATAAACTATCGTATCAGGGTAAATAAAAACATTCTCATTTGTAAAACATAACAAAGAGATGTAACGCAATAAATATTTTTTGTTAAAAAGTAAAGTTTGTGGTATAATTATTTATTGCGTTGAAAGTATATAAAAAAATATAATTATTAGGAGTGTTTTCATGTCAGATAAATATCAAGTAGGTAACATTTTAGACGGTAAAGTAACGGGAATTCAAGCGTATGGTGCGTTTGTAGCATTAGACGAAGAAACTCAAGGTTTAGTTCATATTTCTGAAATTACACACGGATATGTTAAAGATGTTAATGAGCATTTAAAAATTGGAGATGAAGTGAAAGTTAAGGTTCTTTCTGTAGACGAAGCGAACGGAAAAATTAGTCTTTCAATCAAAGCTACAGAAGAAGCACCGAAGCAACAAGCTGCTGCTCCAAAAAAGCCTAACAAAAAACGTCAAGCAACTACAACTGTCAAAACTGACGATTCAGCTGCTGGCTTCAACACTTTAAAAGATAAACTTGAAGAGTGGATCGAGCAATCTAAGCGTGAAGATTTAATTAAAAAGTAATAAAGTTTTAAAATCCTTACATGTTGTAGGGGTTTTTTTATGTTCTTTTTATGAGTTATCCTTTAAAAATGATATAAATCAAGAAATTAGAGGATATCTTTAAAAATTAAATTAATCCGTAAAAGTTCAATTTTATCTGGAAAAATTATTTTATATCCAGATTTACTACTTTGTACACTTCTTCAAATAATAAAAATAACCGCTTCCTCAATTGAAGAAGCGGCACTTACATAAATCTAATCAAATTAACGAGTAGTACGTGGTTCAACTTCTCTTTCGTACTCTTCAGATGGTCTGAAAAGTAAACCAAGGTTAATTAATCCCGCGATACCAACTAAGCTATAGATGATGCGAGATAACCATGCATTTTGTCCACCGAAGATTGCTGCTACTAAGTCAAAACCGAAGAAACCAATTAATCCCCAGTTTAACGCACCAATAATCGTCAACACTAGTGCAATTCTTTGAATTGTACTCATTCACATTCCCTCCTTGAGAATATAAGTGCTTCATATATATAGTTTGTTTCATCGCCAAAATTATTCATGCTATGCAAAAATATTTTTGAAAATAATCTTATCTCAAAGGTTTTACAATATTTTTAGGTTGTATTCAGACTATTTTTTGAAAATATAGTAACTAGCTGTTGATTTCCGTGCAAGGCGAAGACTCCTCGAAAATGCTACCTCATTTTCTTCGTGCGATGCATCGCTCACGTAGCCTTCCTTGTCCTGCGGGAGAAGCGGGAGACGGGGAGACCCCACAGATGCGAATGCGTCGAGCTGGCCATGGCTTAAACTCGAGGAGCTAGTCGCTTGACCTAGACACGCCCGCGGAAAGCGAAGCCTTGCATGGAAATCAACAGCGGTGTTTATCAGTGACATTTTTTAAAGTAATACTTCTAAAAAAAGAGCTCATTCTTTGCAACCAATGATGGAATATTACATAATAGACACAATAGGAGGGATAGTCAAATGGAAAATTTCACATTTTATAATCCAACAAAACTGATCTTTGGAAAAGGTCAATTAGAAACTTTGCCAGATGAATTAAGTAACTATGGAAAAAACGTTTTACTTGTTTATGGTGGAGGGAGTATTAAAAAGAGTGGTCTTTATAACCAAGTCATTGATCAATTACATAAAGCTGGAGCACAAGTAACAGAACTTGCAGGCGTAGAGCCAAATCCAAGAGTATCAACTGCTAGAAAAGGAGTAAAGCTATGTCGAGAAAACAGTATAGACTTTATATTAGCAGTTGGAGGAGGGAGCGTTATTGACTGTACAAAAGCTATTGCAGCTGGTGCAAAATATGATGGAGACGTATGGGATATAGTATTACGAAACCATATTGCTACAGAAGCGTTACCTTTTGGTACGGTTTTAACTTTAGCAGCTACAGGTTCTGAGATGAACTCTGGTTCTGTTATTACAAACTGGGAGACAAAAGAGAAATATGGCTGGGGAAGTCCTGTGACGTTCCCTCAATTCTCAATTTTAGATCCAACGAACACATTCACTGTTCCAAAAGACCATACTGTTTACGGTATTGTTGATATGATGTCACACGTATTCGAACAGTATTTCAACACAGGAACAAATACACCACTACAAGACCGTATGTGTGAATCTGTTCTTCAAACAGTGATGGAAACAGCGCCTAAATTGTTAGAAGACTTAACCAACTATGAGCACAGAGAAACTATCCTTTATAATGGTACTATTGCACTTAACGGTATGTTACAAATGGGATATAGAGGAGACTGGGCGTCACATGGAATAGAACATGCGGTTTCTGCTATTTATGACATTCCTCATGCTGGTGGTTTAGCAATTCTTTTTCCGAATTGGATGAAGCATGTAATAGATACGAATGTACCAAAATTTAAGCAATTAGCTATAAGAGTATTCGGTGTAGACGAAAAAGGAAGAGACGATCGCGAAGTGGCATTAGAAGGTATCGAAAAGCTAAGAGAGTTTTGGAACAGCTTAGGAGCTCCTTCCCGATTAGCCGAGTATGAAATAGATGACAAACATATAGACGAAATGGTAGAGCATGCACTAGCTCGTGGCCCAATAGGTAACTTTAAACCTTTAGCAAAAGAGGACGTTAAAGCAATTTTACAGGCATCTCTATAATGTTCAAAAAAGAACCGCTACTATAAAAAGTAGCGGTTCTTTGCTTCATGCCTTCATCTTCATTTGTTTCTCAGCTAATTCTTTCTTCGCCTTTAAATCATCTTGAATGGAGCTATCAGCTAACTTAACATCTGTATAGTAAGCAGCCCTAGTAATAAGATGCCCTGCTACAGGTGCAGTGACAAATACAAACACTATACCAAGTATTAATCGTGCACTAAAGTAATTATCTGCAATCCAGAAATACAATAGAGTCGCAATCAAAACGAACAATACTCCTAGTGTTGCACTTTTAGAAGCTGCATGACTCCGACAATACACATCTGGAAGTCTAAGTAAACCAATCGTTGTTACTAAACTAAGGAGAGAACCTAGAATGACGATTCCACCAATTATATAACTAGCTGCTTCTGTCACGGTCGATTATCTCTCCTTTCTGTATGAACTTCGAGAACGCTACTGTACCAACAAAAGCAATAACTCCGATTAATAAAATAACTTCTAAAAAT is drawn from Bacillus alkalisoli and contains these coding sequences:
- a CDS encoding MalY/PatB family protein; its protein translation is MTFELQKVVNRKNTLSIKWDETNTFFGREDVLPMWVADMDFQAPPSVTEAIKKRMEHGVYGYTSVPRSTSSSVVNWVARNHNWSMKEEWLTYISGVVPTLSLAVQTFSEVGDKIITFSPVYYPFFDMIQLNNRKLVTSSLVLKDGRYEFDLEDFESKLDDSVKMLLLCNPHNPGGTVWTKEELTRLGEMCLKHNILVVSDEIHGDLALDGYVYTPFASIDPNFSNNCITCIAPTKTFNIAGLQAAVIVIENNEYRKQVELFQKKNGHFTLNTFGIIGMEAAYTEGDEWLKEVKKIIESNVKEATSFIEKEMGEKLKVCPLESTYLLWIDCRGLGIDDAELKSRLLHKGMLALEMGEKFGPEGKGFVRMNIACPRETLLDGLNRLKTACK
- a CDS encoding DUF1871 family protein, producing MKPNVNLMLMDTLMCWDPLGYGEDAYETERVDVIQAVHELNDEKALSVKIQHIYEFSFEEMIPIEECKKKAIELLQIKNSDDACSI
- a CDS encoding alpha/beta fold hydrolase, with the protein product MDKNHFTMNVLGVDVYYELHDSRYSYEKPTIVLIHGFLSSTFSFRRLLPLLKKQYTVLAVDLPPFGKSGKTSSFIYSYENMAKVVLNLIQQLNFQKVVLVGHSMGGQIALNMSKQKPDLVDKVVLLCSSGYLKKMSTPIIYSSRIPYFHLWLKYWLGRRGPVQNLLNVVHDHSLIDDEMIDGYLQPFMNDDIFRALTKMIRDREGDLAAEILKSIDTPSLLIWGEEDKVVPIEVGYRLSKDLPNSKLITYQNTGHLLPEENPEGVHENILEFIEAT
- a CDS encoding helix-turn-helix domain-containing protein, with product MRKVGDNIKTYRERAKLSVRELARKIRVGSATIEKYESGEQTPDLETILKLSTVLDVPASELLENTSQSACGNDIELQALIKEIGINRSKLILRKAKDLSEEEFLNIMQSIYEKKYKV
- the yugI gene encoding S1 domain-containing post-transcriptional regulator GSP13 translates to MSDKYQVGNILDGKVTGIQAYGAFVALDEETQGLVHISEITHGYVKDVNEHLKIGDEVKVKVLSVDEANGKISLSIKATEEAPKQQAAAPKKPNKKRQATTTVKTDDSAAGFNTLKDKLEEWIEQSKREDLIKK
- a CDS encoding DUF378 domain-containing protein; this translates as MSTIQRIALVLTIIGALNWGLIGFFGFDLVAAIFGGQNAWLSRIIYSLVGIAGLINLGLLFRPSEEYEREVEPRTTR
- a CDS encoding iron-containing alcohol dehydrogenase, which codes for MENFTFYNPTKLIFGKGQLETLPDELSNYGKNVLLVYGGGSIKKSGLYNQVIDQLHKAGAQVTELAGVEPNPRVSTARKGVKLCRENSIDFILAVGGGSVIDCTKAIAAGAKYDGDVWDIVLRNHIATEALPFGTVLTLAATGSEMNSGSVITNWETKEKYGWGSPVTFPQFSILDPTNTFTVPKDHTVYGIVDMMSHVFEQYFNTGTNTPLQDRMCESVLQTVMETAPKLLEDLTNYEHRETILYNGTIALNGMLQMGYRGDWASHGIEHAVSAIYDIPHAGGLAILFPNWMKHVIDTNVPKFKQLAIRVFGVDEKGRDDREVALEGIEKLREFWNSLGAPSRLAEYEIDDKHIDEMVEHALARGPIGNFKPLAKEDVKAILQASL
- the mnhG gene encoding monovalent cation/H(+) antiporter subunit G, translated to MTEAASYIIGGIVILGSLLSLVTTIGLLRLPDVYCRSHAASKSATLGVLFVLIATLLYFWIADNYFSARLILGIVFVFVTAPVAGHLITRAAYYTDVKLADSSIQDDLKAKKELAEKQMKMKA